A segment of the Zingiber officinale cultivar Zhangliang chromosome 8B, Zo_v1.1, whole genome shotgun sequence genome:
AAGCCTTTCCCACAGCTCGAGCTTCTCCTTGAGGGGAAGTGAGCTTGACTGTCCCTTCCCATGAATAAGCTTCTCCGTCAGGGGTAAGAGGTCCAAATCCTCAGACACCCTCGACCGCAGGTAGTGCATCGCATAAGGAAGTGTGGTCGTGTCGGAAATCCTCTGGATGTTCTCAAAATGCACTTGCAATCTGCTCACCAACGATAACAAAATTAGTCAAGCAGAAATATTTGAAATccataatgagaaaagaaaagaaaaaaaaaaaggagggttAATTTACTGATTCTTGATGAGTTCATCGACTTGTCGAGCGCCTTCAAGCTGCTGCTCCAAACCCGACAATCTCCTAGTGTGACTCTCATAGAGCTTGTAGACGAGATATCCACCACCGACAACGCCGAGAGAAACCAGAAACTTCCTTCTATGCCTGCTCCAAAAACCCCTGAATCCAGTCGGccataaaaaaaaactaaccttTAGTTCCTTATTCTCCATAACGAATAAAGAAACGCAGGAATCGGGCGAAGGAAGAAGACAAAACCTTAACGAAAGCATGGCATAGTTGAACGGCCAAAGAGAACTCTTCGAGCCGGTAGCTAAAGGTGATCGAAGCAGAGAAGGAGAAATTGGAGGCAGGGATCAGCGAGTTGCTGTGGCAATCGAGGGGCGAAGCTGGAGCCAGGTCGCGGCCGCTTGAGGGGAAGAGAAGTTCGTGGATCTCGACATTCCGTTTATTCCACCACCAGATGATTCCGTCTCACTGGTCGGCTACCCAACAGAGGATTAGAAATCCCTAACTCCGGacgggatcctctggtccgcaagtGATCCATTGATCATGATTGGTAGATTCCAAGGATCGTCGTTTGATTTTGGGCTTCAATCACCagccttttttttttcattgataacaaaaaaaaaacattctttTCAAGCTATTTCATATTGAATTTTAGGTTTGATGtaggaaatatttttattttttattaaaataataattttgatcaaaattattataatatatatgtAAGAATCTAGACTGAATGATTTCTTCCGAACGACAGATCGGACACTCAATTTGAGGATTTGAAGAAATTCTATTAGAACTGATTAAATATTTAATCAGGTATAAAAAATTTTGAATGAGCATGGGCGAATTTGATAAAATTCTATCTAGGTCATATctgattaaattatatataaagataatttttgatATGTCGTTTAACTTATGCTGCTCATCCTTATAAGcacctaaaatattttttttgttttaatttttttcttaatattataatttaattcttaaatcttaaaaataaaatcctaaatgACTTAACCACGAATGTGCGACGTGCATAGAAACTGAGTGCATAGGATGTCCGAAATTGATTCGGGGACTCAGAATCAGTGTACTTTCGGACGCTTGGATCACTTCCGAACCCCTACGCACTCAAAATTTTATGTTGTTCGAagttgtatttatttatttttccactCCATCAGTTTTAACCCATGGATCACTTTTTCGCTTTTAACCCAGAGATGTCATGCGATTCCATGCTTGAAAACAATACCAGCAGTGAGTAAAAAACATGGATCGAGCAGGAAAAGAAGGCATAATTTACAATTCAGCAGTCATCCGAGAAGGTTATATGATGGCATGTCTTCTATCCTAATTACATCGTCCATCATGAGCTCCCTCTCCAGCTGCCCTCGAGTCGACTTCAGAACCTCCTGAAAATGCATAATAATATAAACATAAAGATTACCGAAAACACATGAATACGAGATTGTAGTGAAAGAAGTAGACATTGCTAACATTGAATTCCATGTAGGAAGCATTTCTTTGTAGCCATTGCTTGTCCATCAACATGAAGGCTACACAGTAGAGCAAATCGAACGCCCATTCATCCTCTGCCATGGCAAAGCATATGTTCTAAGTGGAATGAGATTTTGTATTCTAACTCAGCTCTACTGAATCTCATTTATGATACCGAAAACAGGAAGTAAATTGGCAGATATTTATGCAAAAAGCTCACCAGACAGCATTTGGACAAAGACGGCTCTGACGAATGTCCTGGCCTTTGCTGTAGATGCATAATTTTAAGCATGTTAAAATATAGTAATGTTGCAGATCAAAAGGACTGCAATTCTGCAAAACTGCTAAGGTGATCAAATACTTCCCAACTCAAAAAAGTTAATCTGCAACTTTGCAAGGAGTAGGTCTgtcgaataaaaaaaaaaaaggtggtaataaatactattCGATGAAATACCTGCACAAACATTCTACCATGCTAGATATGGTTCAAGAAGTATCAAGCAATGCTCACTTCTTTATACACCTCGGTGTCAATATGTTCTGGTATAAAAAGTCACCATGATATCTAGCTGAAAACTCTAATCTTGGTTCATGTGCATCATATACATGTAATCTTCCATTTGTTTCATGAATGCAACTCCAACAGAGGAGATTTCCCTATCTTTTTCAATGATCTTTAGAATTAACTTTTCGAGGGTTTTTTTTTGGCTTTGTCCTACTCTCATTTGCTCTTTTAATAAACAAAGTATTGATCGCTAGAAAGAAACACTTACTAGATTGCAAATCTAGCATTTGTATAATCATGAAAGTGATATTGACACCAGCCACTGCAAAAGGATATTCCCAGGTAGACCGTTTCCCGAATTGCTTGTTTAGCAACGTTTGGAAGGAATTCTAAAGAGAATGAAAGTCAAGTTTACTTTTTCTTGGAATACAATTGTTTAAGAAGATAAATTTTGTGAATGAACTAAAGTTGAGAAAACAAAAAACATGAACAAGATAATTTGATCTTACAGAGAATGTTTTTGCAAAGAATAGCAGATTCTCCAATGAAATAAACCCAGCACCCCTACTTATCATGAAACAACTGTGTGTCAGGATATTTCTCAGTTTGTGTAGGATGGAGAATAAAACAATTATATTGGTCAATTTACCGAAAATCAGTAGATGGATCCCTCCCTTGCCAACCCATATCCTTCCATTGGTCAGATACCAAACCACTGAGTTCCTTATTGGGGTATGTTGCATGCCAAAGAGCCCTGAGAGCTTCCTGCCAGTACATGCTACGTTTCAGAATTGGTAAATAGAATAGATGCAACATTTGCTATTTCACTCAATACTTCCAATTAATAGCTTTCCTTCAATAATCACTCTTCCTATTTCTCCTGAATGCTTTACTCAGTAAAGAAGTTCAGAACCCTAGTTATCAAAAAAGTGAAAATGGTATCAACATCCACAAGCGATGAAAAATGCTTGGTGTCATCTTTCACTTGACTGTCCATGTTTATCCTAGAGTATTTCATATATGCATGTATAAGAAATAATCTGATCAAAACTAGGTAGACACACTGATCAAAAGTTGATAAGTATTGCTTAATACCTGATGATCTCGTCTTGAACCATCAAAATAAACATTCACACGGTGCTTCAGTCTTTGAAGTCTTTCTTCCTGAAAACAAATATATGCACAGATATTAAACTTCCCTTATCAAACATTTTATTAACGAAGAAGAATTAACTTAAGGTGAAGAAAAATGAATGCCAGTTCAAAGCTCTAATGAACAGGCAATATAGAAACACTGCAAACATGAACAAAGACAAAGGATTAAGATGTAAAGGCAAACCAAACTTCATATAGCAAGTGTCGAATCACATTGTGACTGAATTTTTACCTGCAAAGGAGTTAGATTCATGCAGATGCGCTCATAAGTTCCTTTGCGTTTCATACAAACACAAGATAGTCCTTTCCCGATCCATCTTGGTGAACCACATGTCTGATCATCTGCGCAAAGCCAATAGGAAGTTAATCTTAGCAATACAAGCATGAAAGGCATATCATGACTAGCAAAATGACACTAGCATGAGGGCACCTCACTATTGTAGTTTTAGTCAAAAGATatcctaattttaaaaaatattaaatcagcACCTCATTACattttttatctcaaaaatatTCTTCTTCTAGCACTATCATAGTAGCTTTGTTCAAATCTATTACAACTTGTAGCAACTTTATTCAAAACTGCTAAAAGTAATTCTAGTCAAATTGCCCTATATTGTAGCATTTATTAATAAAGCTACTACATGTTGTGTCAACTTTGAAGGCCACCTACCTCTAGGATTAGTcctgaattatcaaaaaaaaagacTTTGAAAAC
Coding sequences within it:
- the LOC122015075 gene encoding ELMO domain-containing protein A-like isoform X2, translated to MSIERNHGGCMAVGSLPPPSIFKCAHSASAANADDQTCGSPRWIGKGLSCVCMKRKGTYERICMNLTPLQEERLQRLKHRVNVYFDGSRRDHQEALRALWHATYPNKELSGLVSDQWKDMGWQGRDPSTDFRGAGFISLENLLFFAKTFSNSFQTLLNKQFGKRSTWEYPFAVAGVNITFMIIQMLDLQSTKARTFVRAVFVQMLSEDEWAFDLLYCVAFMLMDKQWLQRNASYMEFNEVLKSTRGQLERELMMDDVIRIEDMPSYNLLG
- the LOC122015075 gene encoding ELMO domain-containing protein A-like isoform X1; protein product: MSIERNHGGCMAVGSLPPPSIFKCAHSASAANADDQTCGSPRWIGKGLSCVCMKRKGTYERICMNLTPLQEERLQRLKHRVNVYFDGSRRDHQEALRALWHATYPNKELSGLVSDQWKDMGWQGRDPSTDFRRGAGFISLENLLFFAKTFSNSFQTLLNKQFGKRSTWEYPFAVAGVNITFMIIQMLDLQSTKARTFVRAVFVQMLSEDEWAFDLLYCVAFMLMDKQWLQRNASYMEFNEVLKSTRGQLERELMMDDVIRIEDMPSYNLLG